Proteins encoded in a region of the Trichosurus vulpecula isolate mTriVul1 chromosome 9, mTriVul1.pri, whole genome shotgun sequence genome:
- the ZNF598 gene encoding E3 ubiquitin-protein ligase ZNF598 isoform X1, translating into MAASAGSAAPERPGRPRAAPPAALPERGGGSCVLCCGDLEATALGKCDHPVCFRCSTKMRVLCEQRYCAVCREELRQVVFGKKLPAFATIPIHQLQYEKKYDIYFADGKVYALYRKLLQHECPQCPEQRPFSLFVDLEQHMRKQHELFCCKLCVKHLKIFTYERKWYSRKDLARHRIHGDPDDTSHRGHPLCKFCDERYLDNDELLKHLRRDHYFCHFCDSDGAQEYYSDYEYLREHFREKHFLCEEGRCNTEQFTHAFRTEIDYKAHKTSCHSKSRAEARQNRQIDLQFSYAPRHTRRGEGVVGGEDYDEVDRHNRQSRASRPGGRGAQQNRRGSWRYKREEEDRDVAAAVRASVAARRQEEKKWVEDKEDGSKVKKDEGKDSEETRSSRRAPKPSAEAPAPKEATANGPASQEDFVSFSSAAGGALQSSLQPASVKLKEEDFPSLSSSAPAVSSGMSLTYTVAAKKTSAFQEEDFPALVSKMRPSKAVSSITSAWNNSSSKSVVQPGAPVQATSSQPTKKPPLITKGSGKASKKNNKALVSDDEDDNIGLTTQEIRNAPTMFDVSSLLAASSSQSFIKVNKKKKTGAEKQSSVSPPPQPPVTEGTAKPGWQEKAPSPEHVPAPVATANGSGKPAAIVNGHSEKAAHVSSVPKEPPGLTKPPLANQCPIPQEDFPALCSAGPPRMQPPPGFNSVVLLKSPPPPPGLSPPISKPPPGFTIIPSNSISEPITTSIKEQGPCQGTYLIPENFQQRNIRLIQSIKELLQSDESRFSKFKSHSGQFRQGRISAAQYYKSCRELLGENFRKIFSELLVLLPDTAKQQELLSAHNDFRVQEKQGVPKSRRNKKSAWPTSSPSELDCCICPICQQVLTQDDLGTHRALHVEDEEFPSLQAISRIIS; encoded by the exons GTGGTCTTTGGAAAGAAGCTTCCCGCATTTGCAACAATCCCGATTCACCAATTGCAATATGAGAAAAAATATGACATCTATTTTGCTGATGGAAAGGTTTATGCTTTATACAG GAAGTTGCTCCAACATGAATGTCCCCAGTGTCCAGAACAGCGACCTTTCAGTCTGTTTGTTGACTTAGAGCAGCACATGAGGAAACAGCATGAGCTTTTTTGCTGTAAACTGTGTGTGAAACACCTAAAG ATTTTTACCTATGAGCGCAAATGGTATTCCCGCAAGGACCTTGCCCGACATCGGATCCATGGGGATCCAGATGACACATCCCACCGAGGACATCCTCTGTGTAAATTTTGTGATGAGCGTTATTTGGACAATGATGAGCTCCTGAAACATCTGAGGAGAGACCACTATTTCTGCCATTTCTGTGATTCTGATGGCGCTCAAGAGTATTACAG TGACTATGAATACCTTCGTGAACATTTCCGTGAGAAGCACTTTCTCTGTGAGGAGGGAAGGTGCAACACTGAGCAGTTCACTCATGCCTTCCGTACAGAAATTGACTACAAGGCGCATAAGACTTCATGCCACAGCAAGAGCCGAGCAGAGGCCAGGCAGAACCGGCAGATTGACCTTCAGTTTAGCTATGCCCCAAGGCATACTCGGAGGGGTGAGG GTGTTGTCGGTGGGGAAGACTATGACGAAGTGGACAGGCATAACAGGCAGAGCCGGGCCAGCAGGCCTGGGGGGCGTGGAGCTCAGCAGAACCGCCGAGGAAGCTGGAGGTATAAGAG GGAAGAAGAAGACAGAGATGTAGCAGCTGCAGTGAGGGCATCAGTAGCCGCACGTaggcaagaagaaaagaaatgggttGAGGATAAAGAGGATGGCAGCAAAGTGAAGAAGGACGAGGGGAAGGACTCGGAAGAAACTCGGAGCTCACGGAGAGCCCCCAAGCCTTCTGCTGAGGCCCCAG CTCCCAAAGAGGCCACTGCTAATGGTCCTGCAAGCCAAGAGGACTTTGTCTCGTTTAGCTCAGCAGCAGGGGGAGCTCTGCAGAG TTCCCTCCAGCCAGCTTCAGTCAAACTTAAAGAAGAAGATTTCCCAAGCCTCTCCTCCTCAGCCCCCGCTGTCTCTTCGGGGATGTCACTTACCTATACAGTCGCTGCCAAGAAGACCTCAGCCTtccaagaagaggattttccagCCCTGGTGTCAAAAATGAGGCCCAGCAAAGCTGTGTCCAGCATCACTTCAGCCTGGAACAATAGCTCCAGTAAGAGTGTTGTTCAGCCAGGGGCACCTGTCCAGGCCACTTCCAGCCAGCCCACAAAGAAACCTCCTTTGATCACCAAAGGAAGCGGTAAAGCAAGCAAGAAGAACAACAAAGCTCTGGTCTCTGATGATGAGGATGACAACATTGGGCTGACCACCCAAGAGATCCGGAACGCACCCACCATGTTCGATGTCTCCTCCCTGCTGGCTGCATCTTCCTCACAGTCTTTTATAAAggtgaacaagaagaagaagacaggAGCTGAGAAGCAGAGCTCAGTATCACCTCCCCCCCAGCCACCCGTGACAGAGGGGACTGCAAAGCCAGGTTGGCAAGAAAAGGCTCCCAGCCCTGAACACGTACCAGCTCCTGTGGCCACAGCTAACGGCTCAGGGAAGCCTGCAGCCATTGTGAATGGACATTCAGAAAAGGCAGCCCATGTTAGCAGTGTCCCCAAGGAGCCTCCGGGGCTCACAAAGCCACCACTGGCTAACCAGTGTCCTATACCTCAGGAAGACTTCCCAGCCCTCTGCAGTGCGGGGCCTCCCCGAATGCAACCTCCACCAG GCTTTAACTCTGTGGTGCTATTAAAGAGCCCCCCACCACCTCCAGGACTGTCACCACCCATTAGCAAGCCCCCTCCAGGCTTTACCATCATCCCATCCAACAGCATCTCTGAACCCATCACCACCTCCATAAAAGA GCAAGGTCCCTGCCAAGGAACCTACTTGATACCTGAGAATTTCCAGCAGAGGAACATCCGGCTCATCCAGTCCATAAAGGAGCTCCTTCAGAGCGATGAGTCCAGATTCAGCAAATTTAAAAGCCATTCAGGGCAATTCCGACAG GGTCGTATTTCTGCAGCACAGTATTATAAGAGCTGCCGGGAACTCCTGGGGGAGAACTTCAGAAAAATCTTCAGTGAGCTCCTGGTGCTCCTGCCTGACACAGCCAAGCAGCAGGAGCTGCTGTCGGCACACAATGATTTCCGGGTCCAGGAGAAGCAGGGGGTGCCCAAATCTAGAAGGAACAAGAAGAGTGCATGGCCAACTAGCAGCCCTTCTGAACTGGACTGCTGCATCTGCCCCATTTGCCAGCAGGTGCTGACCCAGGATGACCTGGGCACCCACAGAGCCCTGCATGTTGAAGATGAAGAGTTCCCCTCCTTGCAAGCCATCAGCAGAATTATCAGTTAG
- the ZNF598 gene encoding E3 ubiquitin-protein ligase ZNF598 isoform X2, with protein MAASAGSAAPERPGRPRAAPPAALPERGGGSCVLCCGDLEATALGKCDHPVCFRCSTKMRVLCEQRYCAVCREELRQVVFGKKLPAFATIPIHQLQYEKKYDIYFADGKVYALYRKLLQHECPQCPEQRPFSLFVDLEQHMRKQHELFCCKLCVKHLKIFTYERKWYSRKDLARHRIHGDPDDTSHRGHPLCKFCDERYLDNDELLKHLRRDHYFCHFCDSDGAQEYYSDYEYLREHFREKHFLCEEGRCNTEQFTHAFRTEIDYKAHKTSCHSKSRAEARQNRQIDLQFSYAPRHTRRGEGVVGGEDYDEVDRHNRQSRASRPGGRGAQQNRRGSWREEEDRDVAAAVRASVAARRQEEKKWVEDKEDGSKVKKDEGKDSEETRSSRRAPKPSAEAPAPKEATANGPASQEDFVSFSSAAGGALQSSLQPASVKLKEEDFPSLSSSAPAVSSGMSLTYTVAAKKTSAFQEEDFPALVSKMRPSKAVSSITSAWNNSSSKSVVQPGAPVQATSSQPTKKPPLITKGSGKASKKNNKALVSDDEDDNIGLTTQEIRNAPTMFDVSSLLAASSSQSFIKVNKKKKTGAEKQSSVSPPPQPPVTEGTAKPGWQEKAPSPEHVPAPVATANGSGKPAAIVNGHSEKAAHVSSVPKEPPGLTKPPLANQCPIPQEDFPALCSAGPPRMQPPPGFNSVVLLKSPPPPPGLSPPISKPPPGFTIIPSNSISEPITTSIKEQGPCQGTYLIPENFQQRNIRLIQSIKELLQSDESRFSKFKSHSGQFRQGRISAAQYYKSCRELLGENFRKIFSELLVLLPDTAKQQELLSAHNDFRVQEKQGVPKSRRNKKSAWPTSSPSELDCCICPICQQVLTQDDLGTHRALHVEDEEFPSLQAISRIIS; from the exons GTGGTCTTTGGAAAGAAGCTTCCCGCATTTGCAACAATCCCGATTCACCAATTGCAATATGAGAAAAAATATGACATCTATTTTGCTGATGGAAAGGTTTATGCTTTATACAG GAAGTTGCTCCAACATGAATGTCCCCAGTGTCCAGAACAGCGACCTTTCAGTCTGTTTGTTGACTTAGAGCAGCACATGAGGAAACAGCATGAGCTTTTTTGCTGTAAACTGTGTGTGAAACACCTAAAG ATTTTTACCTATGAGCGCAAATGGTATTCCCGCAAGGACCTTGCCCGACATCGGATCCATGGGGATCCAGATGACACATCCCACCGAGGACATCCTCTGTGTAAATTTTGTGATGAGCGTTATTTGGACAATGATGAGCTCCTGAAACATCTGAGGAGAGACCACTATTTCTGCCATTTCTGTGATTCTGATGGCGCTCAAGAGTATTACAG TGACTATGAATACCTTCGTGAACATTTCCGTGAGAAGCACTTTCTCTGTGAGGAGGGAAGGTGCAACACTGAGCAGTTCACTCATGCCTTCCGTACAGAAATTGACTACAAGGCGCATAAGACTTCATGCCACAGCAAGAGCCGAGCAGAGGCCAGGCAGAACCGGCAGATTGACCTTCAGTTTAGCTATGCCCCAAGGCATACTCGGAGGGGTGAGG GTGTTGTCGGTGGGGAAGACTATGACGAAGTGGACAGGCATAACAGGCAGAGCCGGGCCAGCAGGCCTGGGGGGCGTGGAGCTCAGCAGAACCGCCGAGGAAGCTGGAG GGAAGAAGAAGACAGAGATGTAGCAGCTGCAGTGAGGGCATCAGTAGCCGCACGTaggcaagaagaaaagaaatgggttGAGGATAAAGAGGATGGCAGCAAAGTGAAGAAGGACGAGGGGAAGGACTCGGAAGAAACTCGGAGCTCACGGAGAGCCCCCAAGCCTTCTGCTGAGGCCCCAG CTCCCAAAGAGGCCACTGCTAATGGTCCTGCAAGCCAAGAGGACTTTGTCTCGTTTAGCTCAGCAGCAGGGGGAGCTCTGCAGAG TTCCCTCCAGCCAGCTTCAGTCAAACTTAAAGAAGAAGATTTCCCAAGCCTCTCCTCCTCAGCCCCCGCTGTCTCTTCGGGGATGTCACTTACCTATACAGTCGCTGCCAAGAAGACCTCAGCCTtccaagaagaggattttccagCCCTGGTGTCAAAAATGAGGCCCAGCAAAGCTGTGTCCAGCATCACTTCAGCCTGGAACAATAGCTCCAGTAAGAGTGTTGTTCAGCCAGGGGCACCTGTCCAGGCCACTTCCAGCCAGCCCACAAAGAAACCTCCTTTGATCACCAAAGGAAGCGGTAAAGCAAGCAAGAAGAACAACAAAGCTCTGGTCTCTGATGATGAGGATGACAACATTGGGCTGACCACCCAAGAGATCCGGAACGCACCCACCATGTTCGATGTCTCCTCCCTGCTGGCTGCATCTTCCTCACAGTCTTTTATAAAggtgaacaagaagaagaagacaggAGCTGAGAAGCAGAGCTCAGTATCACCTCCCCCCCAGCCACCCGTGACAGAGGGGACTGCAAAGCCAGGTTGGCAAGAAAAGGCTCCCAGCCCTGAACACGTACCAGCTCCTGTGGCCACAGCTAACGGCTCAGGGAAGCCTGCAGCCATTGTGAATGGACATTCAGAAAAGGCAGCCCATGTTAGCAGTGTCCCCAAGGAGCCTCCGGGGCTCACAAAGCCACCACTGGCTAACCAGTGTCCTATACCTCAGGAAGACTTCCCAGCCCTCTGCAGTGCGGGGCCTCCCCGAATGCAACCTCCACCAG GCTTTAACTCTGTGGTGCTATTAAAGAGCCCCCCACCACCTCCAGGACTGTCACCACCCATTAGCAAGCCCCCTCCAGGCTTTACCATCATCCCATCCAACAGCATCTCTGAACCCATCACCACCTCCATAAAAGA GCAAGGTCCCTGCCAAGGAACCTACTTGATACCTGAGAATTTCCAGCAGAGGAACATCCGGCTCATCCAGTCCATAAAGGAGCTCCTTCAGAGCGATGAGTCCAGATTCAGCAAATTTAAAAGCCATTCAGGGCAATTCCGACAG GGTCGTATTTCTGCAGCACAGTATTATAAGAGCTGCCGGGAACTCCTGGGGGAGAACTTCAGAAAAATCTTCAGTGAGCTCCTGGTGCTCCTGCCTGACACAGCCAAGCAGCAGGAGCTGCTGTCGGCACACAATGATTTCCGGGTCCAGGAGAAGCAGGGGGTGCCCAAATCTAGAAGGAACAAGAAGAGTGCATGGCCAACTAGCAGCCCTTCTGAACTGGACTGCTGCATCTGCCCCATTTGCCAGCAGGTGCTGACCCAGGATGACCTGGGCACCCACAGAGCCCTGCATGTTGAAGATGAAGAGTTCCCCTCCTTGCAAGCCATCAGCAGAATTATCAGTTAG